From one Anabas testudineus chromosome 21, fAnaTes1.2, whole genome shotgun sequence genomic stretch:
- the LOC113173348 gene encoding trace amine-associated receptor 13c-like, with protein METLEGAELCFPQLINISCKKQFKHHAENIFIYILLSSISLVTVALNLLVIISISHFRQLHSPTNLLLLSLAVSDFLVGLLLMPVRILLLGSCWFLGSVMCGLFQYASYIITSSSVGNMVLISVDRYVAIHDPLRYPTKVTQKRVQICICLCWTCSVSYNGAILNDFLIHPDTYNSCYGECVVEINYIPEAVDVILTFIGPITVIVVLYMRVFVVVLSQARSMRSQIAAVSVQGSVGVAAKKSERKAAKTLGVVVVMFLMCFCPYFYPALVGQDMSTTVTFSVFSVWLLYCNSCLNPVIYAYFYPWFRKSLKLIVTLQILQPDSCDANMLQ; from the exons aTGGAGACACTGGAAGGagctgaactctgctttccgCAGCTCATCAACATTTCTTGCAAAAAGCAATTTAAGCATCATGCTgagaacatatttatttacattttgctttCCAGCATCTCTTTGGTCACTGTagctctcaacctgctggtcatcatctccatctcccacttcag gcagctccacagtcccaccaacctcctcctcctctctctggctgtctcagatttcctCGTTGGCCTCCTCTTGATGCCGGTTCGAATTCTCCTACTAGGGAGCTGCTGGTTTTTGGGGAGCGTCATGTGTGGATTATTTCAGTATGCCTCATACATCATTACATCGTCCTCTGTGggaaacatggtgctgatatcagttgACAGATATGTGGCCATTCACGACCCTTTACGGTACCCGACTAAAGTCACACAGAAAAGAGTTCAGAtctgcatctgtctgtgttggacCTGTTCTGTCTCCTATAATGGTGCCATACTGAATGACTTCCTGATACATCCAGATACATATAATTCCTGCTATGGAGAGTGTGTAGTTGAAATTAATTACATACCAGAAGCTGTAGATGtcatattaacatttattggtcccatcactgtcattgtagttctgtatatgagagtatttgtggTGGTTCTGTCTCAGGCTCGATCCATGAGGTCTCAGATTGCAGCTGTCTCAGTGCAGGGTTCAGTCGGTGTAGCTGCAAAGAAATCTGAGAGAAAAGCAGCTAAAACTCTTGGAGTTGTTGtggttatgtttttaatgtgtttctgtccttATTTTTATCCTGCTCTTGTGGGACAGGACATGTCAACCACagtaacattttcagtttttagtgtCTGGCTGCTTTATTGTAACTCCTGTTTAAATCCAGTAATTTATGCTTATTTTTAtccctggttcagaaaatcattaaaactCATTGTTACACTGCAGATACTACAGCCTGACTCCTGTGATGCCAACATGCTGCAGTAG